From the Glutamicibacter halophytocola genome, the window CAGCGCCATCGGCAAATCCATCAAAGCGGATCTTGCTCTTGCGTCGAGCCTGGTCCAGGAAGAGGTTGGTGGTGATGCGATGCAACCAGCCGCCCATGGTTCCAGGAGTGTAGCCGTCCAGGGCTTTGAAGGCGCGAACGAATGCTTCTTGGGAGAGATCCTCCGCGTCGTGGCGGTTGCCAGTTAAGCGGTAAGCCAGCCTGAATACCTGTTCGCCGTGCTCATGGACCATTTGCTCCCATGTCGGCGTCGTGGTTTCTGGGGCCGCAACGGCCGAAACTGATTCACTTGGTACATTGTTCACTCTTCAAGTATGAGTTCGGAAGCTGAGCTGAAGCTAAGAATCCCCTACGGGTGAACTATCAAGTTGAACAATTTCGCTTCTCGCGCTGGGTACGATTGATACTGGCCGTCAACTGACAACGTTATTGAGGATCCCTGCCCATGCCTTCGATGAATCCAGAACTCTTCGCGAGCTGGACCTACACCCAGAACCACATCAGCGAGCCCGAGCATGTTGCTCCGGTACGCGAACGTGCGGAGGACCTGGGCGTACGATGCATCGATCCAGCCGGCCGGTCCATGCTGCAGCTGCTGTGCACCTTGCGCCGCCCGCGCAACGCGGTAGAAATCGGCTCGGGAGTCGGTGTTGCTTCCCTGGCCATGCTGGAAGCCGTTGGCCCCTCACTGACCTTGACAGCAATCGAATCCGACCTGGAACATGCCAACGCCATGCGTCTGGGGTTGCGCGAGTCCGGAATTCCTTCGGCCCGCGCCAGGATCATCACCGAACGCGCCGAAAACGTGCTCTCGCGCCTGGCTGATCACGCCTATGACCTGGTGCTGATCGATGCCGGCGCTGACCTGCTGCTGGAATATGTTGCCGAAGCCAAACGCCTTGTGGGCGTTGGCGGAGTGATTATCGTGAACAATGCCTTTGACGAGCACCGCTTGGCCAAACCGGCCGTGCGAAGGACATCCACCGTCATGACCCGTGATGCGTTGCGGATGCTGCGCGAGGACCCGCGACTGCAGACCCACCTGTTTCCCACCGAGCAAGGATTATTCGTAGCCACTGTCTTGCCGCCGGCAGCTCCAAAGCCTAGGTAGGCAGGCAAAAAGGACCGACGTGGTTGCCGGTCCTTTATTACTATCGCGTGGTGCGATCAAGCTGAATCAGTCGGTGACCTTTAGAAGGCAGTCGCGCAGTTCGGTCGCTTCAGCGTCATTCAACTCGACGACCAGCCGTCCGCCGCCGTCGATTGGCAGGCGCAGGATCAGGCTCCGGCCCTCTTTAACGACTTCCATTGGCCCATCACCAGTACGTGGCTTCATAGCAGCCATTAAGCTGTTCCCTTCGTCTGTGGCTAACGCGCGCAACAATTTTTTGCGTTACGCACAACCGAATGCCTTGTCCAACATCTGCCCAGATTCCCGGCTGAGTTGGGACTCTTATCTTCTATTATTACTAATTTTCTCTCGTGTCGCTAATCACACGCCGTGACTCCAGGTCACGAATGGTATTTTCCAGAGTCGTGATTTCGGCTGCAAGCAGGTCCAGCACGTCATCAACCTGATCGCAGCGGTAACCTCGCAGCCCCAGGGAAAAACGCACTTTGTCGATATGTTCTGCGCGCGGATTCTCAGGGAGCAATACTGGCGGCAAAGACGCCTGGTGCTCCACCAATCCGACGATCGGCTCGTGGGGCGACTCGAAGTGCCGGCCCACGCCCAGTTTTTTGCGCTGCCCAGAGAGCAGCAACGCGACGGCCCCCACCAGGAGCAGCGCGATCAAGATCAGCAAGAATGGCATCGGCTTCCCCTACACCGCTTGTTCCGGGGCAGGCTGCTTATCGGCCATGCCCAGGACCAGGTCCACGGCTTCATCCGGATCATCGGTCACCGTAAACAAGTTCAAGTCCTTCGCAGAGATGGCCCGTTCCGCGGCGACGGTATTGGTCAGCCAGTCCACCAGCCCGCCCCAGTAGGATTTGCCGACAAGGACAATTGGGAAGCTCGTGATCTTCTGGGTTTGCACCAAGGTCAAGGCCTCGAAAAGCTCATCCAGCGTGCCAAAGCCGCCAGGAAGAACGATGAAGCCTTGCGAGTACTTGACGAACATGGTCTTGCGGACGAAGAAGTACCGGAAGTTCAAGCCCTTGTTCACGGACGCATTCAATCCGGTTTCGAAAGGCAGCTCAATGCCCAGCCCCACCGAAATGCCGTCATTCTCGGCCGCGCCCTTGTTGGCGGCTTCCATGGCGCCTGGCCCGCCACCGGTGATGGTGGTGATTCCGGCTTCAGCCAAACGGCTTCCGATGCGGTGGGCCATCTGGTAGTACGGGCTTTGCGGATCAGTCCGAGCAGATCCGAACACCGCAATCGCCGGGCCGGTGCCCGCAAGAGTGCCAAACCCGTTGACGAATTCAGATTGGATCCGCAGGACACGCCACACGTCGGTGTGGGTCACGTCTTCCTGCGGGCTCTCCAATAGGTAGTGGTCGAGCTGGTCTTCTGGACGCTTGCCTGGCCAATTCGCTTCGACGTGACGTTGCCCCGCACGAGCGTTCTCTTCGCTCTTTCGCTGATGAACCATAACTTCACTCTATCTGTAATTTCACTCCGAGCCGGACTGTGTCGCGACACCATTAAAGTGACAGTTATGTAACAACTAAGTGTGACTTATTCGAAGTAGCGCGTAGCAAGCGTCACATCAAGTAATGTCTATTGCATGAACAGCGATCATCAGGCTCAGGCTTCTACAGCTGGCCCCATCGTCCAACTGACTGGGGTCAATAAGCACTACGGTGCCCTGCATGTACTCAACAACATCAACCTCGAAGTCACCAAGGGCGAGGTAGTTGTGATCTTGGGTCCGTCGGGCTCGGGCAAGTCCACCTTGTGCCGTGCCATCAACCGACTGGAAACCATCGACGAGGGCACCATCAAGATTGACGGCAATACGCTTCCATCTGAAGGCAAGGCACTTGCCAAGTTGCGCGCCGACGTTGGAATGGTCTTCCAGTCCTTCAACCTCTTCGCGCACAAGTCCATTCTGGAGAACGTGACCCTCGGTCCGATCCGGGTCAAGGGCATGAAGAAGCCAAAGGCCAAGGAATTGGCAATGCAGCTTCTTGAACGAGTCGGAGTGGCGAACCAGGCCGACAAGCTTCCCGCCCAGCTTTCTGGCGGACAGCAGCAGCGTGTGGCCATCGCGCGAGCCCTGGCCATGAAACCCAAGGTCATGCTCTTTGACGAGCCCACCAGCGCGCTGGATCCGGAAATGATCAACGAGGTGCTCGACACCATGGTGGGGCTGGCCAAGGAAGGCATGACCATGCTTGTGGTCACCCACGAGATGGGCTTCGCACGCAAGGCCGCGGACCGCGTGATCTTCATGGCCGACGGGCAAATCGTTGAACAAGCCACTCCGGAAGAATTCTTCACCAATCCGCAATCTGACCGTGCCAAGGACTTCCTCGGCAAGCTCATTACCAACCACTGATTTCATCACCCCGCATCCAACAGGAGGAAACATGCGTAAAACTCGTTTAGGCACCATCGCAGCAATGGCAGCTATCGGGGCAATGGCCCTGACATCATGTGGCGGCTCGGGCAACGAGGCTGACGGCGACAAGATCCGCATCGGCATCAAGTTCGACCAGCCAGGTCTGGGATTCAAGGACGGCGACAACTACACCGGCTTCGATGTGGACGTTGCAAAGTACGTAGCCAACGAGCTGGGCTACCCCGAAGACAAGATCGAATTCGTTTCGGCTCCTTCGGCCAACCGCGAGACCATGCTGCAAAACAACCAGGTCGACATGATCTTCGCAACCTATTCGATCACCGATGAGCGCAACAAGGTCATCGACTTCGCTGGCCCGTACTTTGTCGCTGGCCAGGATCTGCTGGTTGCATCCGATTCCGACATTGATGGCCCAGAGGCCTTGAACGGCAAGAACCTGTGCTCGGTAACCGGTTCCACCTCGGCCCAGAAGGTCAAGGACAACTACGCTGAGGGAACGAATTTGCAGGAGCTCCCGGGCTACGCAGAGTGCGTCACCCAGATGAGCGGCGGCACCATCGACGCGGTCACCACCGATGACATCATCCTTGCCGGTTTGGCAGCCCAGCCTGCATACAAGGGCAAGTTCAAGGTTGTAGGCAAGCCATTCAGCGAAGAGAATTATGGCGTCGGCCTGCCAGACGGCACCGACAAGTGCAAGGCCATCAACGAAGCGATCACCAAGATGATCGACTCCGGCGATTGGCAGAAGGCGTTGGACAAGAACACCGAGGGCACCGGATACACGCCGAACTCGAAGACCAACCCGCCAAAGCTCGCAGATACCTGCGCCTAGCATTTCCTGATGCCGTGGGGGTCAAGGACTGCCCTTGACCCCCGCAGCATTATTGCCTTCTCATTTGAGCAACTTTTTCGCTCATCGTTCCCCTAGCCGCTTGGCCCTCACCATGGCCACCGAGACAGAGGCTTGCAGTGGAGAATTATTTATCCATATTCACTGAGTACGACATCCCAGGGGCATTCTGGGTCAATATCCAACTAACTTTCTGGGCGGCCATCGGCGCGCTGGTGCTGGGCACAATTCTTGCGCTGCTTCGCATCTCCCCAGTGGCCAGCTTCCAGGCCATCGGCACGAGCTACGTTAACCTGGTTCGAAATACGCCACTGACCATCATCATCCTGTTCGCCGTTCTGGCCCTCTACGGCCAGCTTGGTTTCACCCTTGGCGGAGATTTCCACGCGAACTTCTTCCGGCTGTCGGTTTTGGGCCTTGCGGTGTATCACGCGGCATTCGTCTGCGAAGCCATCCGATCGGGTGTCAATACCGTTCCGCTGGGACAAGCCGAGGCGGCACGAGCGATCGGGCTGGGCTTCTTGCCCGCGGCCCGGCTGGTCATTTTGCCCCAGGCGTTTCGCGGCGCAATCGTCCCGCTGGGTAATACGCTGATCGCCTTGATCAAGAACTCCACCGTTGCTGCTGTTGGTTCGGTAGCCACCGAATCCTCGTCGGTGATGAAGACGATGATCGAGTTCCGCTCCGATATCGTCATTCCGATCTTCTTGACCTTTGCCATTGGCTTCGTGATTATTGTGATCCCCGTGGGACTGTTGACCACGTGGCTGTCCAAGAAACTGGCGGTGGCACGATGAGCGCTTCAATTCTTTTTGATACCCCGGGGCCCAAGGCCCGTCGCCGTATTCTCATTATCAATATCGTCGGCGCACTGATTGCCCTGGGCATCGTAGCGTGGATTTTCCTTGGCCTCGCAGCCAAGGGTCAGATGCAGCCGGAGCAGTGGGATGACTTCATCCAAGGAAGCACCTGGAAGAACTATTTGCTTCCCGGCCTGTTGAACACCGTCAAGGCGGCAATCCTGGGAATCATCGGCTCGGTGGTTTTTGGCTTGGTCTTCGGTGTGGGACGCCTCTCGCAGAACAAGCTGGTCAACGGATTCTGCACGGTCATCGTGGAATTCTTCCGCGCCGTCCCAGTGCTGCTGATGATCGTGTTCTTCAACGTGTTCTTCTCGCGCTCCCTTGAGCTGCCAGGAAATACCGCGTTGTGGGCAGTTGTTGCCGCTTTGGTGTTCTACAACGGTTCCGTTGTTGCCGAGCTGGTTCGTTCTGGTGTCCACAACCTGCCTAAGGGACAGCGGGAAGCTGGTATCGCGATTGGCCTGACTCGTGGCATGTCCTTGCGGCATATCGAAATTCCGCAGGCGCTTGTGGCGATGCTGCCGGCTTTGATTGGCCAGTTCGTCGTGATCTTGAAGGACTCGGCGCTGGGCTACATCATCAGCTTCAACGAGCTCTTGTTCTTCGCGAGAACCTATTCCTCGCCTAACGGCAACGTCTTGCAGGCTTTGATTGTCACTGCGGTCATCTTCATCTTGATCAACTTCACCTTGAGCAAAATCGCAGAATTGACCTCCAAGCGGTTGAGCAGCCGAGTCAAGAAAGACAAGAATGCTCCAGCAGTAGTCGGTACCACTGCCGTGACCTTTGCCGAGACCGGCCCACAAGATGGTCCCAAGGACCATTAGCCTGTAGAACGGCCTCCATCTGGCCAGCAGCGACAAAAGCGCTCCTTGCATCGTGCAAGGAGCGCTTTTGGTTTTATTGCCCTGATCTTCTCGCCGAGGCTAGCTCAGCCATGCACGCAAGGAGTTCAGGCACGTACGGATATCGTCCTGCGCGACATGCTCGTCATCGCTGTGGGCCAACAATGCGTCGCCAGGACCAAAGTTCACCGCAGAAACGCCAAGGGCCGAGAAGCGGGACACATCGGTCCAGCCGTATTTGGGCTTGGGCTCTTGGCCAAGAATCTTGATGAGGTCAGCTGCGATCTCCTGGTCCAAACCAGGCTTGGCCCCTTCGGCGCCATCGGTTCGCTCGATTTCAAAGCCATCAAAGAGTTCGAAGACGAGGGCTTGTGCTTCAGCCAGCGTCTTGTCCGGAGCAAAACGATAGTTGATTTCGACTTCGCAGTAGTCCGGGATGACGTTTCCGGCGATTCCACCGTTGATGCGCACCGCGTTCATTCCTTCGCGGTAGTCCAGGCCCTCCACGGTAATGGTCTGGGGCTCGTAGTCGGAGAGCCGCTGGAGGATCGGCGCGGCGTCATGGATGGCGTTATGGCCCATCCAGGCGCGTCCTGAGTGCGCTGCCTTGCCCCGGGTGCGAATCACGAATCGGCTAGTGCCATTGCAGCCACCCTCAACCGTTCCGTTGGTTGGCTCAAGCAGGATGGCAAAATCGGCTTCGAGCAGTTCGGGGCTGTTCTTCGCCAAACGTCCCAGACCGGACTTGGCCGCTTCCACTTCCTCGTGGTCATAGAAGACGTAGGTGACATCGTATTTGGCATCGGTCAGCTCGGCAGCCAGGGCCAGCTGCACCGCGACCCCGCCCTTCATGTCGGTCGCCCCGCGTCCATAGAGCACGCCGTCGATCACCTGGGCCGGGACAGTGCCCTTGGCGCCTTGCGTGCGCGGCAATGGAACGGTGTCCAGATGGCCCGCGAGCACGACTCTGCGTTCGCGGCCGAAATTGGTGCGGGCAACGATGGCATCCTGATCGCGATGAACCTGCAAGTGCTCCAGCTTCAGCAAGGCCTGATGCACCTGATCAGCAATTTCTTGTTCATTCCCGGAAACAGATTCAATGTTCATGATCTGTTCGGTCAGCACTGCGACGTCCTGTAGCAGGTCCAATTCGTTCACGGTATTCATCGTCCTACGTCTCTAGCTTCACTAGCCTGTCATCTATCAACGTTACCCGGCGTTTCGAGGATACGATCAGTGTATGACTTCAGAATCTGTGACTTCATCCAGTGACTCCACCGTCCGTTTGGCCTCCGGTCATGGTCTTGCCACGATTGCCGCGGATGGAACCGTCCTTGACGTTTGGTACCCAGCCCCTGTCCTTGGCGAGCTTTCGTCGGCAGACGAGCTCTCCGGCGAGCTAGCAGCTGCTGCCCAAGAGGATGTTGCCCGTGGCACCACCCAGAAGGTGGTCTCGCTGACCATCGATCTTGACGTAGCACCGGCTGACACCGCTGATGTGTGGCTGCGCCTGCATCTGCTATCCCACCGTTTGGCGCAGCCGAACACCATCAATCTTGACGGCATCTTCGGCCACTTGGCCAACGTGGTCTGGACCAACTTCGGCCCATGCCAGGTTGATGGCTTCGAGGTAACCCGCCTGAAGCTGCGTGCCCGCGGCGCGGTCACCGTATATGGCGTGGACAAGTTCCCGCGCATGGTCGATTACGTCGTTCCGACGGGCGTCCGCATTGCAGACGCTGACCGCGTTCGCCTGGGCGCGCACCTTGCCGAAGGTACCACCGTCATGCACGAGGGCTTCGTGAACTTCAACGCTGGCACCCTGGGCACCTCAATGGTCGAGGGCCGCATCTCCGCTTCGGTGGTTGTGGGCGACGGTTCCGATGTCGGAGGCGGCGCCTCGATCATGGGTACGCTTTCCGGCGGCGGACGCGAGCGCATCGTCATTGGCGAGCGTGTCCTGCTGGGCGCCAACGCCGGTGTTGGCATTTCGGTGGGCGATGATTCGGTGGTCGAAGCCGGACTCTACGTGACCGCTGGCACCCGGGTGCTTTTGGGCGAGAAGCAGGTCAAGGCCCTGGAACTGTCCGGAGTTTCCAACCTGCTGTTCCGTCGCAACTCGATTTCTGGCGCGGTTGAGGCTTTGCCTCGCGCCGGCCAGACCGTGGAGCTGAACAGCGCACTGCACGCCAACTAGAGACGTTTAGGGGCTCGCTGGATATTCGAGATATTCAGCGGGCCCCAATTCTTTTAAGCTCCCGGGAAAATGATGGTGACCATGGGCTGGATGAAGCCGTGGAACGCCTTGGAATCCTGCAGCAAGGATGTGCTGGCAACTATCGTCGCTCGGCCGGTAAGCCAGGCACGTGGCTCGTCCAGGGGCATGTCAATAAGCTGGATCTGCTGCTGGGGTGCAGTCGTATCGTGATCCACCCCGTGATCCAACAAGATCCTCTCTAATTCATCGAGGCGCAACGGCACATAGTCCATGCTCTTTTCGACGAATTCCTCGGCATGCTGCTGCGCAAACAGCGTTGCTTGGCCGTAATGGGCTTTAGCCAGCTTGGCAAGTGCCGGATAGCCTTCATGGTCCAGCTGCTCATGCAGTGTCTGCTCAGGAGCGCTCTCCGCCGCGGTCTCCCCCGAGGTCAAAGCTCCCCACCAGGCGCTCCACTCCTGCTTGAACTGCCCGTGTGCGGCATCAGTGCCATGGCGGTTCTTGATCACTGAGTTCAAGCGACAGTTGGGCCCGGCTTCGGCTGGATCCACCCCGCCGAGCTCACGTAAGTACAAGGCCATCAACATCGTCTGATTGGTTTTTACCGCCAAAGACCAATTGTTTCCACGACGAAAGTACATGCATACCACCTGACTTTTAGGCATACCCCCGCAGTCTTAGACTCACAGGATACTCCCGTCCCCGCGCTTAAAACAGACAAGGAGCCATCCACCATTTGAATGGTGGAAAGCTCCTTGTCAGTGATCGCTACTTGCCCTGCGGCTTAGAGGCCCGGGTAGTTGCGCGCGGTCTCACCCATGTACAACTGGCGTGGGCGGCCGATCTTCAGTTCAGGATCCTTGATCATTTCACGCCACTGCGCGATCCAGCCTGGCAGGCGTCCGATCGCGAACAGCACGGTGAACATCTTCTCCGGGAAGCCCATGGCGGTGTAGATCAGGCCGGTGTAGAAGTCCACGTTCGGGTAGAGCTTGCGCGAGATGAAGTACTCATCGTTCAGCGCAGTTTCTTCCAGCTTCATCGCGATCTCAAGCAGCTCGTTCTTGCCCTGCTTGGCCAGCAGGTCGTGAGCGGTCTTCTTGATGATCTTGGCGCGTGGATCGTAGTTCTTGTACACGCGGTGGCCGAAGCCCATCAGGCGTACGCCGTCTTCCTTGTTCTTGACCTTCTGCATGAAGTCTTCCGGGGAGATTCCGGAGGACTGGATCTCGCGCAGCATCTTCAGCACAGCCTCGTTGGCGCCGCCGTGGGCTGGGCCGGACAGGGCGTGGATGCCTGCAGAAACCGATGCGAACATGTTGGCTTCGGAAGAACCAACCAGGCGCACCGTGGAAGTCGAGCAGTTCTGCTCGTGGTCCGCATGCAGGATCAGCAGCAGGTCAAGGGCCTTGACCACATCTGGATCCAGCAGGTATGGCTCGGCAGCGGTGCCGAAGCACAGGCGCAGGAAGTTCTCGACCATGTTCATCGAGTTGTCCGGGTACAGCAGAGCCTGGCCGATGGACTTCTTGTGGGCATAGGCAGCCAGCACTGGCAGCTTTGCCAGCAGGCGCAGAGTGGAGCGTTCCACCTGCTCGTCGTCCTTTGGATCCAGGGAGTCCTGGTACCAGGTGGACAGTGCCGAAACTGCGGAAGACAGAACCGGCATTGGGTGCGCATCGCGCGGGAAGCCGCCGAAGAAGCCCTTGAGCTCTTCGTGCAGCAGGGTGTGGCGGCGCAGCGAGTTGTCGAATTCTGCGAGCTGGTCTGCGGTAGGCAGTTCGCCGTAGATCAGCAGGTAGGTGACCTCGATGAAGCTGGACTTCTCGGCCAGCTGCTCGATGGGGTATCCGCGGTAGCGCAGGATGCCGGCATCGCCGTCGATGTAGGTGATCGCGGATTTGGTGGCCGCGGTGTTCATGAAGCCAGGATCGTAGGTCACGTTCCCAGTGGTCTTCAAAAGTGGGGCTACGCTGAATCCGTCGTTGCCCTCAGCAGCCGGGATAACCGGAAGCTCAAGATTGGATTCTCCAAAGTGTAGCTGTGCAGATGTAGTATCTGTCATTGCTTCTCCTAACCGGAAAGCGTGTAGTTCCGAAAGGTCAGTCGTCACCGTAGAACATACCGCGATTTGACCCTATCCCGCTAATCAGGCTGTCATCTTCACCGGTTGGCGGAAGAATTCAGCCGTTCAACGGCGGCCGCGATCCGTTCATCGGAGGCGGTCAATGCCACGCGGACGTGGCGTTCTCCAGCGGTTCCATAAAAAGCACCCGGGCCGGCAACGATTCCCAGCTCCGCAAGGGCGCCGATGGTCTCGAAGCTTGGCCGATCCTGGGTGCACCACAGGTACAAGCCGGCCACCGAATCTTCAATTCTGAGGCCGAAGTTTTCGAGGGCAGGACGCAAAGCATCGCGTCGCGCCCGGTACAGTTCGCGCTGCTTGGCTACGTGCTGGTCGTCGTTCAGCGCCACCGCCATGGCGTGCTGGATGGGTCCCGGCACGATCATTCCGGCGTGCTTGCGGCTGTTGACCAGCGTTGGCATGAGGTTTGGCGCGCCGGCAACAAATGCCGCGCGGTAGCCTGCGAGGTTCGATTGCTTGGACAGCGAGTACAAAGCCAGCAGGTTATCGAGATTTCCACCGTTGACCTCAGGGTCAAGGATGCTCGGCACCTGGCCTTCAAAGTCTTCCCAACCGAGTTCTGCGTAGCACTCGTCGGAGGCCACGACGGCGCCGATATCGCGGGCCCGTTCAACGATTCGCTGCAGCTGCCCAACGCCGGTGACCTTGCCGGTGGGGTTTCCTGGCGAGTTCACCCAGATGAGCTTCACGCGCGAGAGTTCCTCGGTGCCCAGTTCATCAAGGTCATCGGTGGCGATAGGTGTCGCGCCGACAAGTTGGGCGCCAATGTCGTAGGTTGGGTACGCAATTTTTGGACGCACCACAATATCCCCTGCGCCGATTCCCAGGAGCAGCGGCAACCAGGCCACCATTTCCTTTGAGCCCACGGTTGGCATGACATCGTTGATGCCCAGACCGGTGACCTGGCGGCGACGTGCGAACCAATCGACAATGGCCTGGCGGACTTCGGCGGTTCCATGCGTGGTGGGATAGCCGTGGGAGTTTGCGCCCTCGGCCAGCGCGTCCTGGATGAGCTGCGGGGTGTCATCAACTGGCGTGCCGATGGAAAGGTCCACGACTCCCCCTGGATGCTTCGCTGCCTGCTCGCGGTATGGAGCAAGCTGGTTCCAGGGGTAATCGGGGAGCTCAAGCATAAAAGTAAAACCTAGCCTTGGTTCTGAGGTGGCAAGGCACTGACGAATGGGTGGTCAGTACCGGTGTTACCAATTTTAGCGGCGCCGCCCGGGGAACCAAGTTCATCGAAAAAGTCGACGTTGGCCTTGTAATAGTCGGCCCATTCGTCCGGCACATCATCTTCGTAGTAGATGGCTTCAACGGGGCAGACCGGCTCGCAAGCGCCGCAGTCTACGCATTCATCCGGATGAATGTACAGCGAGCGCTCGCCTTCATAAATACAATCTACCGGGCACTCTTCGACGCACGCCTTGTCTTTCACGTCGACGCACGGCTGAGCGATGATGTAAGTCACGAGGGCCGAGACCTTTCCTTGCACTTGGTGGTTTCAACACGAGCCGGCCGGATTCCTGGATGCTCTTTGAATCCCTTACCAGCTCAAACTACAGTCTAGTCCTGATATCAATACATCAAAGCGCCCGTGGGCCTGCTGTGACGTAACCGACCATTCACATTTCAGCTTCAAAGGGTTTAGATGAATTCTTCTTACGAAAAGATGACGCGCAAGAATGCTTAGTTTTAGTGATATGACTCCCGGTGAACGTCTAGTTGTGCGCTACCGCCTGCCTGTGGAAGCCAGCACGGCAAGCGGGCGCTTTAGCGACGCGTTGGGCGAGTTGCAGGAAGTCACAGTGGATTCGATCAGCGTGCAGACCCGATCGGGTCTTGTGGTCATCCCGCGGGCGTTGATCACCCATGCCAAGCTCGTCCCTCCGGCCCCTCAGCGCCGCCGGCCCCGGACGCCAAGGAACTAGTATCCGGCAAGATCAACGCTTCGCGCCGAACCGCTGTTGCGCGACATGTGATTTGATTCTGCCAATCACTCAACGATTTTCCCGTATGCTGTTTTTATGCCTTCTGACAAACTTGTCCAATCGCGAGCACGTGCACTCAGCTCACCGCTGAGGCTTCGTATCCTGCGCTTGTGCCTCCACGAGTCACGAACGAATAAGGAAATCGCGGACATTCTTGATCTGAATCCGGCCACGTCGCTGCACCATGTCCGGACCTTGGTGAATAACGGCTACCTCGCCCCGGAAGAGGCCCGGCGCGGCAATCGTGGCGCCAAGGAAGTTCCCTACCGGAGCACCAAGCAGTCGTGGGGAACGCGCATCCCAGACGCTGCTCCCATGCTTGTCGATACCTTCCTGCAGGAAATCGAGGGACTGGATCCCCAAGAAATCCAGATCATCCGCGTGGGCCTGAAGCTCAGCGAAGAGTCCCGTCAGGAAATGATGTCGCGGCTGCGTTCGGTTATTGAAGACTACGCGATGCGTGAGCCCGAAGAAGATGGCGTGGCAACCTCGCTCTTCTTGGCCCACCACCTGGACATCACCGGCAATAAGAGCAGCTAGAACTGCAGATTCCAAGATCTTTGCACTTGGCGTTAGCCAGCGAAGGCGCACTTCCCAATCGCGGGAAGTGCGCCTTCGGTGTTTAGTCCGGGCGATGCTGTTTGCGAATAGCTCGCAGGGCCAGCACCAGGCCGATGATCGCAGGAATGATCATCCCATACATCCACAGGGCCGAAGCCAGCGCCGGTCCGGGAAGGTATTGGTAGTACTGCATGCCGAGGATCAGCTGGTCATTGCCGACGTAGGATATCAATCCCACGCAGACATAGCAGCCGATCAGCGCCAGAGCCCCGGACCACAGTTTCCCTGAGGACACCGCAGCCCAGTACACCAGCAGGCCAAGCAGCAGCCAGGCTACTGCGACGCCCCACACCAGCGGCACGTCGTTTCCGGCGTAGCTGATGGAGGCGTGGATGGCAGTGCCGAACAGTCCTGCTACCAGGGCGGCAACAGCTCCGCGCCACAGCGCCGAGAGGTTGCTGCCCTGGTTTTTTCGCTGATTAGGCGCGAGCGCGTGCACGGGTTGCCTTGGCACGGTCATTGGCGTTCAGCAGCACCTTGCGGATACGGATAGCTTCCGGGGTAACCTCAACGCACTCGTCTTCGCGAGCGAATTCCAGGGACTCTTCCAGGG encodes:
- the dapE gene encoding succinyl-diaminopimelate desuccinylase, whose amino-acid sequence is MNTVNELDLLQDVAVLTEQIMNIESVSGNEQEIADQVHQALLKLEHLQVHRDQDAIVARTNFGRERRVVLAGHLDTVPLPRTQGAKGTVPAQVIDGVLYGRGATDMKGGVAVQLALAAELTDAKYDVTYVFYDHEEVEAAKSGLGRLAKNSPELLEADFAILLEPTNGTVEGGCNGTSRFVIRTRGKAAHSGRAWMGHNAIHDAAPILQRLSDYEPQTITVEGLDYREGMNAVRINGGIAGNVIPDYCEVEINYRFAPDKTLAEAQALVFELFDGFEIERTDGAEGAKPGLDQEIAADLIKILGQEPKPKYGWTDVSRFSALGVSAVNFGPGDALLAHSDDEHVAQDDIRTCLNSLRAWLS
- the dapD gene encoding 2,3,4,5-tetrahydropyridine-2,6-dicarboxylate N-succinyltransferase, translated to MTSESVTSSSDSTVRLASGHGLATIAADGTVLDVWYPAPVLGELSSADELSGELAAAAQEDVARGTTQKVVSLTIDLDVAPADTADVWLRLHLLSHRLAQPNTINLDGIFGHLANVVWTNFGPCQVDGFEVTRLKLRARGAVTVYGVDKFPRMVDYVVPTGVRIADADRVRLGAHLAEGTTVMHEGFVNFNAGTLGTSMVEGRISASVVVGDGSDVGGGASIMGTLSGGGRERIVIGERVLLGANAGVGISVGDDSVVEAGLYVTAGTRVLLGEKQVKALELSGVSNLLFRRNSISGAVEALPRAGQTVELNSALHAN
- a CDS encoding citrate synthase; this encodes MTDTTSAQLHFGESNLELPVIPAAEGNDGFSVAPLLKTTGNVTYDPGFMNTAATKSAITYIDGDAGILRYRGYPIEQLAEKSSFIEVTYLLIYGELPTADQLAEFDNSLRRHTLLHEELKGFFGGFPRDAHPMPVLSSAVSALSTWYQDSLDPKDDEQVERSTLRLLAKLPVLAAYAHKKSIGQALLYPDNSMNMVENFLRLCFGTAAEPYLLDPDVVKALDLLLILHADHEQNCSTSTVRLVGSSEANMFASVSAGIHALSGPAHGGANEAVLKMLREIQSSGISPEDFMQKVKNKEDGVRLMGFGHRVYKNYDPRAKIIKKTAHDLLAKQGKNELLEIAMKLEETALNDEYFISRKLYPNVDFYTGLIYTAMGFPEKMFTVLFAIGRLPGWIAQWREMIKDPELKIGRPRQLYMGETARNYPGL
- the dapC gene encoding succinyldiaminopimelate transaminase; its protein translation is MLELPDYPWNQLAPYREQAAKHPGGVVDLSIGTPVDDTPQLIQDALAEGANSHGYPTTHGTAEVRQAIVDWFARRRQVTGLGINDVMPTVGSKEMVAWLPLLLGIGAGDIVVRPKIAYPTYDIGAQLVGATPIATDDLDELGTEELSRVKLIWVNSPGNPTGKVTGVGQLQRIVERARDIGAVVASDECYAELGWEDFEGQVPSILDPEVNGGNLDNLLALYSLSKQSNLAGYRAAFVAGAPNLMPTLVNSRKHAGMIVPGPIQHAMAVALNDDQHVAKQRELYRARRDALRPALENFGLRIEDSVAGLYLWCTQDRPSFETIGALAELGIVAGPGAFYGTAGERHVRVALTASDERIAAAVERLNSSANR
- the fdxA gene encoding ferredoxin, which codes for MTYIIAQPCVDVKDKACVEECPVDCIYEGERSLYIHPDECVDCGACEPVCPVEAIYYEDDVPDEWADYYKANVDFFDELGSPGGAAKIGNTGTDHPFVSALPPQNQG
- a CDS encoding ferrous iron transport protein A, which produces MTPGERLVVRYRLPVEASTASGRFSDALGELQEVTVDSISVQTRSGLVVIPRALITHAKLVPPAPQRRRPRTPRN
- a CDS encoding helix-turn-helix domain-containing protein — translated: MPSDKLVQSRARALSSPLRLRILRLCLHESRTNKEIADILDLNPATSLHHVRTLVNNGYLAPEEARRGNRGAKEVPYRSTKQSWGTRIPDAAPMLVDTFLQEIEGLDPQEIQIIRVGLKLSEESRQEMMSRLRSVIEDYAMREPEEDGVATSLFLAHHLDITGNKSS